A single window of Mycolicibacterium madagascariense DNA harbors:
- a CDS encoding COG4705 family protein produces MTRAGRSAAVEVPRTMLSKVPEITVWFWVIKILCTTVGESFADWINMTLGVGLDVTAAIFTVVLAIVLAWQLSLSRYTPFVYWLTVVVVSVTGTLYTDILTDELGVPLGLSTGVFAATLAAVFGVWWVRERTLSIHGITTRPRESFYWLAILVTFALGTAAGDWTLELTGWSPGVAVLLPAGLIIAVVAGWRLGANAVLSFWLAYVLTRPLGANLGDWLGFSKSQQGLGLGVALTSVIFLGAILATVVYLTVTRADVIDEPDAPPAVHPVRERAMLGYFGVVAVAAGALLAWAHAQPHAAPPGAEGPAVITPIAAGQASAHFPAADVATLRTLAEGMSANVRAGDQAAARAGATRIETFWDDAQPRLQALDATTWTGIDGRIDAVLTSIRDANPDPATETRALDDLRSALA; encoded by the coding sequence ATGACGAGAGCAGGACGATCCGCGGCGGTCGAGGTACCCCGGACGATGCTGAGCAAGGTCCCCGAAATCACCGTGTGGTTCTGGGTCATCAAGATTCTGTGCACCACCGTCGGCGAGAGCTTCGCCGACTGGATCAACATGACTCTTGGCGTCGGACTCGACGTCACCGCGGCCATCTTCACCGTGGTGCTCGCGATCGTCCTCGCCTGGCAGCTGTCCCTGAGCCGCTACACGCCGTTCGTCTATTGGCTGACCGTCGTGGTGGTCAGCGTCACGGGCACGCTCTACACCGACATCCTCACCGACGAACTCGGCGTTCCGCTGGGCCTCAGCACCGGTGTGTTCGCCGCAACCCTCGCGGCGGTCTTCGGGGTGTGGTGGGTCAGGGAGCGGACACTGTCCATCCACGGCATCACCACGAGGCCCCGCGAATCCTTCTACTGGCTGGCCATTCTCGTCACCTTCGCGCTGGGCACGGCCGCGGGCGACTGGACGCTCGAGCTCACGGGGTGGAGCCCGGGTGTCGCCGTCCTGCTGCCCGCGGGTCTGATCATCGCCGTCGTCGCCGGGTGGCGACTCGGCGCCAACGCCGTGCTGTCCTTCTGGCTGGCCTACGTCCTGACCCGTCCGCTCGGAGCCAATCTTGGCGATTGGCTTGGGTTTTCGAAGAGTCAGCAGGGGCTTGGTCTCGGGGTTGCCCTCACCAGCGTGATCTTCCTCGGGGCGATCCTCGCGACGGTCGTCTACCTCACGGTGACCCGCGCCGACGTCATCGACGAACCCGATGCGCCACCAGCGGTGCACCCCGTCCGCGAGCGGGCCATGCTCGGCTACTTCGGCGTGGTCGCCGTCGCCGCCGGCGCGTTGCTCGCGTGGGCCCATGCTCAGCCCCATGCGGCGCCCCCGGGAGCCGAAGGCCCCGCGGTGATCACGCCCATCGCGGCGGGCCAGGCAAGCGCGCACTTCCCGGCTGCCGACGTCGCGACGTTGCGGACCCTCGCCGAGGGCATGTCGGCGAACGTACGCGCCGGCGATCAGGCTGCCGCCCGCGCCGGGGCCACTCGGATCGAAACCTTCTGGGACGATGCCCAACCCAGGCTGCAGGCGCTCGACGCCACCACCTGGACCGGCATCGACGGACGCATCGACGCCGTGCTGACCTCGATCCGTGACGCCAATCCCGACCCCGCCACCGAGACGCGGGCCCTCGACGACCTACGGTCTGCGCTCGCGTAG
- a CDS encoding DUF2231 domain-containing protein — protein MTVLNGLPAHALLVHFLVVLAPLTAVLEVICALWPAGRRGHLLWLTVVLAVLTTVLTPVTTDAGEWLYDLRKAPSPILRAHAELGDTMIYFSVALLIVAVALVALRFVERRAEGRHAAVRVLVAVIAVGVGIASIVQIYRIGDAGAQSVWGNEIAHLEGASGG, from the coding sequence GTGACCGTGCTCAATGGACTACCCGCCCACGCCCTGCTGGTGCACTTCCTGGTCGTGCTGGCCCCGTTGACCGCGGTGCTGGAAGTCATCTGCGCGCTGTGGCCGGCGGGGCGCCGGGGCCATCTGCTGTGGCTCACGGTGGTGCTGGCAGTCCTGACGACGGTGTTGACGCCGGTCACCACCGATGCCGGCGAGTGGCTGTATGACCTGCGGAAGGCCCCCAGTCCGATCCTGCGTGCGCATGCCGAGCTCGGCGACACGATGATCTACTTCTCGGTGGCGTTGCTGATCGTGGCCGTCGCGCTGGTCGCGCTGCGGTTCGTCGAGCGCCGAGCGGAGGGCCGCCATGCGGCCGTTCGCGTCCTGGTCGCGGTGATTGCCGTGGGTGTCGGCATCGCGTCGATCGTGCAGATCTACCGCATCGGCGATGCCGGAGCACAGTCGGTGTGGGGCAACGAGATCGCCCACCTCGAGGGCGCGAGCGGCGGTTAG